GTGGCGTGATTCGAATTGTCATTCCACAATTGACGGAGCAACGCCGCCAGGAACTTGTCAAACAAATTCGGAAAATGGCGGAAGAAGGCCGTGTAGCCGTGAGAAACGTGCGCAGAGATTTGAATGATGAAGTGAAGAAAGTCGAAAAGAATGGCGATATTAGCGAGGATGAAAGCAGACGCGCGCAAGAAAAGATTCAACATGCGACAGATAAATATATCGGCGAAATTGATAAAATTCTGGCAACAAAAGAGAAAGAATTGTTGGAAGTTTAATGGTTCCCCCTTCCGAAAGAAGGGGGATGCTTGCTTCATATAATAGAAACGTTTCTATGTTTTTTGATCGTTGAAAGATCCGGCCTGACAAAGGATTGCAATTCTTTTTGCAGTTGTAGCTTGATTTCATTTGCATAAGTATAAATCAATTGTATAATATCGTAAGGAATTGAATGTTTTGGGGAGATGTCCTATATGCTGCAACGAATACGAGGGTTTTTCGGCTCGTCCCTGGAGTCTACACAAGATCAATCGCTCGACCACAATGCGGTGGTACCCTATCATGTTGCGGTAGTCATGGACGGGAACGGACGATGGGCCAAGAAACGTGGGTTGCCTCGTACTGCCGGTCATCGTGCGGGTATGAAAGTTGTCAAAAATATTGCAATCGCCGCTGATGAGATCGGCATTAAAGTGTTGACGATGTACGCTTTTTCTACAGAAAATTGGAAGCGTCCACGTCAGGAAGTCGATTTTTTAATGCGGTTGCCGGAAGAATTTTTACGTCTTGAATTGCATGATTTGATGAAACATAACGTGCAGATGCGGTTTATGGGGGCGCTTGATCGATTGCCGGCATATACACAAGAAACCGTGCGGGAAGCGATTGAGCAGACCCGTTCAAATACAGGCATTATTTTAAATTTTGCATTAAATTA
Above is a window of Fodinisporobacter ferrooxydans DNA encoding:
- a CDS encoding isoprenyl transferase; translated protein: MLQRIRGFFGSSLESTQDQSLDHNAVVPYHVAVVMDGNGRWAKKRGLPRTAGHRAGMKVVKNIAIAADEIGIKVLTMYAFSTENWKRPRQEVDFLMRLPEEFLRLELHDLMKHNVQMRFMGALDRLPAYTQETVREAIEQTRSNTGIILNFALNYGGRREITDAIRKLAEDVKEGILLPEEITEESIRSYLLTHDLPDPDLLIRTSGEIRISNFLLWQLAYSELWFTDVYWPDFTREHFYEAIRSFQLRGRRFGGLK